The Rosa rugosa chromosome 1, drRosRugo1.1, whole genome shotgun sequence genomic sequence ACAGAGTTTTGACGAATCATGTAATTATCAATGCTGGATGTAATGCAAACTCAATTGCTTCACCTCATTAGTACATACACACTTCCAAATTTTCTTAAAACTTTTACCTAAGAAATTACTAACTGAGGTTCAGGAAAAGTCGTGGTAGCAAAAATATACCAAATCCGGACGAGAGTTTGTAGCCCCAAAGACAGCATGACGGTTAGGTTGAGCTTCAACATCCCAAATAAGGACCTGAATTGTGTGGCAAAATTCCAAAACGAGTTAAACTTCATATTCATACATTACGAAACCTAGACAACAAACACATAACTTTTCAAACGCAGATAATAGAATGAAAAACACTTACATCAGGACTGTCAGTATGCGTTGCCACTATCTTAGTGTTCTGTGGAAGCTCTCTGATTCTGTTTACCTGCCAAATCATATGAAAAGATCACTACAAGAGACTGAAAATCTTCCCTTAGAACCAAAATGGGAGCAAGAAAGAATCCACAACCACCAATTGAAGTGTCAATGGCAAGCATTTGTCACACCAATTGATTctccccaaaagaaaagaaaaaaattgcaaCAGCTCTCATCTTCATGTCAAATCATACCTCCCCAGGATGTATGATGGTCTTGTACTTCTTCACAAATGGTGAGCGCGCTTCTTCATTGAACTGAACAGTTAAAGCCAGCTATTAATAAAATTACCAGATGAATACTCTACTCTACatgcaaaaaccaaaacaatctCACAAACCTGAGATATGTGCTCCGCAGCGGCAACTCTACGTTTGACAACCTCGCAATTTGCAATAACCAGAGTATTCGGAACACTCCCATCAGTCTgccgaccaaaaaaaaaactcgtaAATTGTCTCCTTAATTCAAGACGAACACTCTCTAACTACAGATCTTCGGTACTAATCGGCCAACCAATCCACCAAAAACACACTAACGTCAATTACACAGTCAACCAAAACCTACTGATGGAGCATCATTTCTAAGTCgcaaaatccaaacacacaaaattgTAAATCTGAAAATGAAAGCTTACCTGCTCAGAGAGGTAGAGCCGCTGGCGATTCTTGTAGGTAGCCTGCTCGAGCTGCGGGCCCCACCTGAAAAAAACAGCcacacaaaaaccctaaaaatcgaACCAGAAGCCCTAAAATTGAGTCGCCGCTTAAGACCCTAGagctctagggttagggtttagaGGTGGAGTAGTACCGGCAAGAGAGGGAGGGCCAGACGAGGTTGTGGTTGGCAAGCCAGTCGTAGAGGACAGGGACGAGCGACTTCCACTGACTGTACTTCTCGTCGACGctgtgctgctgctgctgctgttgttgctGCTGAGCCTTCTTCATTTTCGAAGAAGAGTGGGTCTCCTTGTCCtccttgggcttgggcttccGGCCCCGGGTCTCCTTCTTCTTCGCCGgaggttgctgctgctgctgctgcgaCGGAGTTTCCATGGTGGTGGTTGCTGCGACGGAGTTTGAAACCCTCGGCGGTGGTTCGGACCCTAGTAGTAGTGTGCCTCCGATTTTTCTCGCTTtctctggttctctctctctctctcactcactctcAGAGCGTGTCTGTCTGTATGTTTGTGTGTTCAGTCCACGCACTTTTAATGCGACGATGTACACGCGTCACCGTACTTTAGCGCTTACTTTATAAAACCATTTTTATTcaagttttatatatatatatatatatatatatatatatatatatatatatattttaaatatatatttattttatcaGCCGCTGACTTAGATCACTTACGATAGAGTATCCTCACCATCCTTGATCAAATCCGGAAGATTGCCTGAATCCTGATCAGGAAATAGAGTTGTGCCGGCCATTGAACAAGTTTGTTTGCAAAAAAGCATGATTGAATCTAGaaaatgttttgagttgaagagcTGAAATGAAGTAATCTGAAGCCGGCCATCTTACTACATGAAAGCCTTATAACTACCCCTTATGGTTCCAGCCTATCCTAGGGCTTTGCCATTTTTCCTCTCATTCTGCAATTTCTAAATCTGTTGGGTTATGCCTGTTTCATTGAAGAAAgcacttcttttttttcaatgaaAAGAACTGACATGCACCATCAATAAGTATTAGAGATCTTAAGCCCTAGGGGAGGCTGGAGCTGTAAGTTCACCAATTAATCACTTTGCAGTGCACACCATGACAACCTGTTTCGATTGTAAGATTTAGGCTGCCCTCAAATATCTCCCCAACGTTTGGCCACCCCAGTGCCTTAACACTGAACACTGAACTCCATATCCCATGCTCATGCCGGcccaaagaaacaaaataaaagatcTTTCAAACACACCCAGGCAATGCAATATCTACGGTATGATAAATAAGGCAACAGATCACTATATTGAAACTTGTCTCATTTAAGATACCATGATTTAACTGACAATGTCAACAATATTATCCATCATGTAAATCTAGTCTTTCTTAACAAAATTTCATCAACTCAAAGTCTTAAACATAAACACCCGAAGCAAGCAGCAAGAACAAGGATCCAAAACCCTGCACAAAAAGATAAGAGTTGGACTGTTAGAAACATGAATACAATAAGCCATCCGGTACAGAATAGAGGATTCCAACTAAGAACGCACCAAGAAGACAGAGGCCACAGTTCCAGTAATGAGCTCCTTAGCAAGACTGCGGCTTTTCCTGGAAGAGGTCGCTTCATAGCTGCAACAGATATGTACACCATTAACTATACCATAAAGAGTGGATTAATACAAAATCTGACAAATGTATTCACATAAAGAAGGAAAGCTGATGTTACATGAACGGTTTGCAAAACCTCAGTCAGTCAAGGAATTGTTACGGGCAGCTATTCATCCCAGAACTACTTTGAAAACATTCCGCAAACCAATTTTAACCTAAAGCATTTACGTGGCGCAGCTCCTTCATGGACCAACAAACTGAAGTAACATATAATCTACTATTGGTTATAACGTGATGTCTCCAATTCCTATCAAGGCATTATCTGCTCTCAATTCTACGCTGATCAATAATGAAACACCGTTTTTTACTTTGATTCTTCATCAAACTGGTAAAAGCATTTGAGAAAATGATAATATAGACCAAAAAGAAACCTCTAAGTCTCACATTAAACAGCCTGATAACATCTTTTTCTACAGCCTAGACTAACCATATgattaaaagaaacaaactttCTGCATTGGTATTAAGCTCTTAGGTTAAATTGGTCCAGTAACTTCTGCAATTGGTTAAATTATTCACATTCATAATTCTCAATTTTCCGATCAAAGAAAATTACTGTACACATAAAAACTGAGAATTTCATGGCCAAATTGAGTGAAATAGGAACTAAGATCTAGATCTAGCAATGGCGGATCGGACTCACATGAAGAAGGAAGCGGTGAAGAGGAGGCCGAGGGAGAGCATGACGACGGCTAGGGTTGGGTACCACGCGTCCGGCACGGGACTGGCGATGGGCTTCGGAGACTGGAATCGGAAACCAAAAGGAAATCGAAAACATTAGAATTTCAGAATAAGCGAAATTGGAATTTGGAGAGGTGTGCGCTtaccattgaagaagaagaagaagaagaagaagagaggtgtTGGAAAGTCGTTGACGCGCTCTGGTTTTGGATGGAGGACTCGGGAAAGTGAGGAAGACGAAGCTCAGTGTGTATTTGAGAGAACAAGTTGAGGATCCTTCGGTTCGATCAATCACCACCGTTCGTTTTAAGTTCTTGTCAACGACGTGtcgttttggttttttttttttttttttttttgtaattttcattttctttttttgaaagagaGATTTACTCTACGCTGTTTTTAGCCTGATATTTTGAGTCTCGCATGTCCTTGATCATTCCACTACCGAGGCATCTTGAAAGTAAATCCATGCTCCATATTTCTATTGATCTGTCATGTTAAAATGGACAATCAAATTGATTTCTCAATTCAATATAAAGCCAAAATAGACGAGGTGAATAAGGTCTCATCTCAAATAACAACAGATACACAGAAGACAAATCCAGTTACGCCTATGCCTAAACCTAAATGGAAAGTAATTGGGTAGCAAACTCAATATTTTATGGTGACCTTGAACTAAGTGACAAGACTGACAAATTTTAAACTCCCTCTTtaaataaacataaaatcaaATTGAATTAATTAACCACTCTTGCTCCCGAAAAGTCGGAGCAATACCGAAACCTAAACCTAGGTTTCGCGAGCAGTGCGGCGGCGCTTCTTGGCTCCGATCTGCAACAGGGCGCTCCGGCGTTGCAAGCGGTAAGAGGATAAGGGCTTAATCTCCTTCGTGCGTTCGGAGGCTTGTCTGGTCAGAGAAAAGAGGCGAAGTACAGACCTTGTGGTGGTTTTGCAACAGAGATCGGTGTTTGCTTTGGTGGAATCACGTTTGACGAGGAGGAGATTGGCATCACGGTTTCAGGACTAGAGGAGGAGCGAGGTCAGAGAATTCCTGCTAGAGATTGGCGGTCAGATCGCCGGTTGAGGCCTCGGGTTCGTGCTTGCAGAACCAGTCTAGTGCAACAAGTGCAGTTGCTAGCAACTTTAGTGGGCGGCGCGATGGTTACCATGGTCTCTTGCCTAGGGAGGCCACCAGACTGATTAGGCAGTGGCAGGCGGTTCTCGGAATGGCCAGATTCGGAAGCTGGGTGTGAGGAGTGTAGGGTGTGGGCATCGCGAGTCGTGGGCCTCTGCCTTCCTGGGCTGTAGAGATGCAATCTAGAGAATTGGGCCTAGGTTAGGCCAATTCCCCTATTTTTCTCACACTTGGGTCGGGTTTGGGCTTTTTGGGGGTGGTCTGCCCTGCTCTTTGTCCTGCATCTTTTCCTAGAATGTTGTTATGGGTGTGTTGAATGTTGCGATGTACACCAaaagggtcttaggcgtcaagatgttcAGGACATTGGTTCCATTTTAGGGCAGTGTAGGATTAGGGAGTTTTTAAATTCTGCATTTTTTCTTTCAGCAGTTCCTTTAAGATTTTAGTTTTGAAGTATGGATTTCTTTTGGATTAAGTACTCTTCGTGAACTTgtattgtaatatgaggggtgcttgtacccttcatgcttgaccgagtgaggtcgtcatgatttcgatcaatggattagtcttctgttgccctcaaaaaaaaaaaaaaaagtgacaagACTGACAACAATAAGAGAGGCTACCATCATTGGATactcttgttctttttttcaatttactGAAAACTTGAATCATATtttgtgttcttgttcttttgttAAAAAGGTTTTGGAGTTGCACAAATTGCAGCCCAAATCAAAAGATAGCGTCGATATTGAGTAGTGGTTTTCTTTGCCACAATTATGAAGTGTGACTTGAAAGTGCTTATAATTTTGAAGGACTTCTGTTATTTGGGTATCAACATCCCTTTCTCTATGGGAACCAGTCTGCATATTATTGTACAAAATCTTCTGTACATCTCAATATGTAACTAGAGCAAGCATCCGATGTCTTGAATACATGTTAATTTACAGATAGAAAAGCTTCTAGCTGCCtcctcaaaatttttggatGTACAAACTCTGATAATTCAGCAGGTTCATTCAAACCtgcctcatatatatatagctcCTGTGACCATATGATTTTCACTTATTAAGGTATTGGCATTCATCTCAATTACAGATTTTGCCGATGTCTCGTTTCCAGACTTCACTGGCCTTTCTCTAACTTTTGCCTGCTTCTAAA encodes the following:
- the LOC133727070 gene encoding uncharacterized protein LOC133727070 gives rise to the protein MSPKPIASPVPDAWYPTLAVVMLSLGLLFTASFFIYEATSSRKSRSLAKELITGTVASVFLGFGSLFLLLASGVYV